Part of the Methanothermobacter sp. MT-2 genome is shown below.
CATAGTTATGAAAATCCGTGTATCATCCATATCCCAATCAAGGGAGGATCAGAAGATTACCTCAAATGGCTATTAGAGGAAATAAGATGATAATCTGGTGGTGATCCAGTGGATATCGAAAAGAAATGGCAGAAAAAATGGGAAAACGCGGGGATCTTCCAAGCCAACCCCGACAGCGACAAAAAACTATTCCTGACAGTTGCCTATCCCTATCCAAGTGGCGCCATGCACATAGGACATGGAAGAACCTATACTGTACCAGACGTATATGCAAGATTTAAACGCATGCAAGGTTACAATGTACTGTTTCCAATGGCATGGCACGTGACAGGCGCCCCAGTTATCGGAATAGCTAAGAGAATCCAGAGAAAAGACCCATGGACATGGCGAATATACCAGAAAGTCCACAAGGTCCCCCCAGGCGAACTGGAAAAATTCTCAAACCCCGAATACATCGTAGAATATTTCAGCAAAGAATACAAGCGTATAATGAAGGCCATGGGCTACTCAATCGACTGGAGAAGAGAATTCAAGACAACAGACCCCCAATATCAAAAGTTTATCGAATGGCAGATAAAAAAATTAAAAAAGAAAGGATTAGTACGTAAAGGGGAACATCCAGTAAAATATTGCCCAGAATGTGAAAACCCAGTAGGAGACCACGACCTCCTAGAAGGCGAAGGAGTGGCCATAAACCAACTCACCATACTCAAATTCAAAATAGAAGATTCATACCTTGTAGCCGCAACATTCAGGCCAGAAACAGTCTACGGAGTCACAAACATTTGGATAAACCCAAGAGAAGAATACATCAAGGTGGAAGTAGATGACGAAAAGTGGATTATAAGCAAAAAATCATATAAGAACCTATCAGAACAAAAAAAGGGCATGGAAATCATAGAATTGGTCAACCCGGAAAATCTGGTGGGTTCTAGTGCTAAAAATCCCATGACAGGAAGCCAACACCCCATACTACCCGCATATTTCGTCGACCCAGAATATGGTACAGGAGTAGTGTTCTCAGTCCCAGCACATGCACCAGCAGACTACATCGCACTACAAGACCTAAAAAACAACAAAAAATTACAAGAAAAATACAATCTAAAGGACCTCATCAAAGAGATAAAACCAGTTAATGTAATAACAATTAAAGGCTACGGAGAATGTCCAGCCTGTGAAACCATAGAAAAATTCAAGATAAAAAACCAAAAAGACCCAAAACTGGATGACGCCACAAACGAACTCTACAAAATCGAACATGCAAAAGGTAAAATGAGCCAACACATCCCAGGATATAATGGAATGCCAGTAGCAGAAGCCCGTGAAAAAATAGCAAAACAACTAAAATCTGAAGGAAAAGCCGATGAAATCTTCGACTTCTCAGAACATCCTGTAATCTGCAGATGCGGCAGCCGTTGCATCGTGAAAATAATGGAAAACCAATGGTTCATAAAATATTCAGACCCAAAATGGAAAAAAATAACCAGAAAATGCCTCAACTCCCTCAAAATAATACCAGAAGAAGTGAAGGCAAACTTTGAATACTACATCGAATGGTTAGATGACTGGGCCTGCGCAAGGAGGATAGGTCTTGGAACACCCCTACCATGGGATCCAGAATGGATAATAGAACCCCTAAGCGACTCCACAATCTACATGTCATATTATACAATAGTCCCACACCTGAAAAAGTTACCAGCCAAAACCTTAGATGATGAATTCTTCGATACAATTTTCCTCAACAAAAACAATAAACAGACAAAAGAAACCCATAAAATCTCTGAAGAATTCAATTACTGGTACCCTCTAGATTGGAGGTTATCAGCAAAGGATCTTATAGGTAACCATCTCACATTCCACCTGTTCCACCATTCTGCAATATTCCCACCATCCAAATGGCCCAAGGGTATAGTAGTATTTGGCATGGGCCTTCTTGAAGGAAAAAAAATGTCATCATCAAAGGGAAATGTTGTACTATTATCAGACGCCATAAAAACCCATGGAGCAGATGTTGTGAGACTATTTCTAATGTCATCTGCAGAACCATGGCAAGACTTCGACTGGAGGGAAAAAGAGGTTATAGGCACGAAAAGACGCCTTGAATGGTTCAAAGAATTCGGGGAAAAAATCTCCAAGATAATAGGCTCGAAAAAATTGTTAGATTCTAAAATACCAGAACCTTCATCTTTTATCGCCAAGTGGATGATGGCCAGGATAAACCTCAGGATAAAAGAGACTACAAAGGCCCTTGAAAAATTCCAGACAAGAAGGGCCGTGCAGGAAGCGTTTTTCCTCCTTAGGAAGGATGTTGACCATTACATGAAACGTGTTAAATATAATGTCGATGAAGAGGCCCGGGCTCTTCTCAAGTACCTGATTGGTGTGTGGATCCGTTTAATGGCCCCTTTCATTCCACATACTGCAGAGGAGATGTGGGAGAAATATGGTGGTGAAGGTTTTGTATCAGAGGCCCCATGGCCAAGATTCCATGAAGAATTTATAAGTGTAGAGGTTCAAAGGGCCGAGGAGATGGTTCAGGGTACTGTTAAGGATATATTGGAGATAAAAAAGATTCTAAGTTTGAATCCGGAGAAGGTACATGTATATGTTGCCCCTGAGTGGAAATGGAGGATATTAGAGCTGGCCGCTGAGATTGGTAAACCTGATATGGGGGCTTTAATGGGACGTGCCGTCTCTGAGGGAATACACGAGGATAAAAGGGAAATCGCAGATTTTATAAAAAGGATCCTCAAGGATGTTGTAAGAGGAGAGTATACAGGACGCATTGACGAATATAAGATATTATCTGATGCCAAGAGCTACATGGAAGATGAAGTTGATGCAAAGGTGATAATTCACAAGGATGCTGAATATGATCCAGAGGGTAAGGCTAAAAATGCCATCCCTTACAAACCTGCAATCTACCTTGAGTGACCTCCCCCCCATGCATGGGGGCTTCCCCAAACATGAAACTTTGCAAATTTGAGGAGTTCACACCCATGTTTCACGCCCCCTCTGGGACGGTCACCAGGCCCCCACACTTCCCAAGGAGTGGGCTACAACCCATAAAAAAAATGGTATTTAAATTTACTTATCCCCCCTATTGTATACTTACTTTCGGGGGGTTTTTTACAAAGTAACAGGGGGATAAATTCATATTATTGTATTTTTGAGGGTTCCTATACCCTCTATGGATGCTTCAATTTTGTCTCCTGGTTTCATGGGCCCGACGCCTGGGGGTGTTCCAGTTGCGATGATATCTCCCTTTTTTAGAGTCATTATGTTTGATACGAATTCCACAAGTTCATATACACTAAATATCATGTTTTGAGTGTTTGAGTATTGTTTAATTTTTCCGTTTAACTGTAGGGATATTTCAAGTCTATTTGGGTCGATTTCAGTTTCTATCCACGGTCCTATGGGACAGAATGTATCAAAACTTTTGGCACGTGTCCATTGACCATCTTTTCTTTGAAGGTCTCTGGCTGTAACATCATTTAAGATGGTGTAACCTGCTATGAAATCCCCGGCATCTTTGTTGTTCACGCTTTTAGCCTTTTTTGATATTATTATCGCCAATTCCACTTCATAGTCAACTTCCTGTGACATTTTCGGGTATATTATGGGGTCACCATCTCCTATGATGCTACTTGGGGGTTTCAGGAAGATTATGGGTTCTTTGGGGATTTCCATGCCTAGTTCTTCTGCATGGTCTCTATAATTGAGGCCTACACATATTATCTTCGAGGGTTTTACTGGTGGTAGTATCTTCACATCATTGATTGTGTATGTTCTTAGACTTCTTGGGTTGCTGGTGAGGTAATCTTTGGCTGGGATTTCTATGATTTTTCCATCTTGGATGAAACCATGTCTGGGTTTGTTGTGTTGGAATCTAAGGAACTTCAATTTTATCACCTTTATTGTATGATTCTTTCAATTGGTACCACGAGGATGTCCCTTGCACCGACACGTTTAAGTTCATTCACAACTCTAAAAACGTCTTTTTCATTCACTACAGCATGTACTGCCACCATACCATCATCTGATAGGACTTTGGATACTGTGGGGCCTGTCATCCCTGGCATGACTTTCTTCACGGCTTCGAGTTGTTCTTTGTTAACGTTTAGCATGACAAGTTTTTTACCCTGGGCGTCCAAAACTCCCCTGATAGCTGTTCTAACTTCTTCGATGAGTTTTCTTTTTTTGTGGTAGCTTTCAGGGTTTGTTATGAGTTTAACTGAAGTTTTTAGGATTGTGTCCACGATACGGAGGTGGTTCATCTTTAATGTTGTACCAGTACTTGTCAGGTCTGTTATAAGGTCTGCAACTCCTATGAATGGTGCTATCTCTGTTGAGCCGCTGAGTTCAACTATCTCCGCGTTTATATTCTTCTCTTTTAGGTATTGGTGTGTGAGTTTTGGGAATTCTGTTGCTATGATGGATCCGTCTTTTATATCCCTGGGAGTTTTTATTTTTGAATCTTCAGGGGCTGCTAATACAAGTTTTGCTTTACCAAATTTGAGATCTTCCAAGATTTTAACATCGCTCGCTCTTTCCTTTATAAGGTCTAGGCCTGTTATTCCAAGATCTGCAGCGCCATCAGCAACAAACTCTGGGATATCAGTGGCGCGGGTGAACATAACATCAATGTTTGGATGTTCTGTTTGTGAGAATAACCGTCTTTTCAAGGTGTCCTTTAATCCTATACCTGCCTTTTCTAATAATCTTAGTG
Proteins encoded:
- a CDS encoding leucine--tRNA ligase, which codes for MDIEKKWQKKWENAGIFQANPDSDKKLFLTVAYPYPSGAMHIGHGRTYTVPDVYARFKRMQGYNVLFPMAWHVTGAPVIGIAKRIQRKDPWTWRIYQKVHKVPPGELEKFSNPEYIVEYFSKEYKRIMKAMGYSIDWRREFKTTDPQYQKFIEWQIKKLKKKGLVRKGEHPVKYCPECENPVGDHDLLEGEGVAINQLTILKFKIEDSYLVAATFRPETVYGVTNIWINPREEYIKVEVDDEKWIISKKSYKNLSEQKKGMEIIELVNPENLVGSSAKNPMTGSQHPILPAYFVDPEYGTGVVFSVPAHAPADYIALQDLKNNKKLQEKYNLKDLIKEIKPVNVITIKGYGECPACETIEKFKIKNQKDPKLDDATNELYKIEHAKGKMSQHIPGYNGMPVAEAREKIAKQLKSEGKADEIFDFSEHPVICRCGSRCIVKIMENQWFIKYSDPKWKKITRKCLNSLKIIPEEVKANFEYYIEWLDDWACARRIGLGTPLPWDPEWIIEPLSDSTIYMSYYTIVPHLKKLPAKTLDDEFFDTIFLNKNNKQTKETHKISEEFNYWYPLDWRLSAKDLIGNHLTFHLFHHSAIFPPSKWPKGIVVFGMGLLEGKKMSSSKGNVVLLSDAIKTHGADVVRLFLMSSAEPWQDFDWREKEVIGTKRRLEWFKEFGEKISKIIGSKKLLDSKIPEPSSFIAKWMMARINLRIKETTKALEKFQTRRAVQEAFFLLRKDVDHYMKRVKYNVDEEARALLKYLIGVWIRLMAPFIPHTAEEMWEKYGGEGFVSEAPWPRFHEEFISVEVQRAEEMVQGTVKDILEIKKILSLNPEKVHVYVAPEWKWRILELAAEIGKPDMGALMGRAVSEGIHEDKREIADFIKRILKDVVRGEYTGRIDEYKILSDAKSYMEDEVDAKVIIHKDAEYDPEGKAKNAIPYKPAIYLE
- a CDS encoding 2-hydroxyhepta-2,4-diene-1,7-dioate isomerase yields the protein MKFLRFQHNKPRHGFIQDGKIIEIPAKDYLTSNPRSLRTYTINDVKILPPVKPSKIICVGLNYRDHAEELGMEIPKEPIIFLKPPSSIIGDGDPIIYPKMSQEVDYEVELAIIISKKAKSVNNKDAGDFIAGYTILNDVTARDLQRKDGQWTRAKSFDTFCPIGPWIETEIDPNRLEISLQLNGKIKQYSNTQNMIFSVYELVEFVSNIMTLKKGDIIATGTPPGVGPMKPGDKIEASIEGIGTLKNTII
- a CDS encoding ATP phosphoribosyltransferase, coding for MRIKMAIPSKGRISEPTLRLLEKAGIGLKDTLKRRLFSQTEHPNIDVMFTRATDIPEFVADGAADLGITGLDLIKERASDVKILEDLKFGKAKLVLAAPEDSKIKTPRDIKDGSIIATEFPKLTHQYLKEKNINAEIVELSGSTEIAPFIGVADLITDLTSTGTTLKMNHLRIVDTILKTSVKLITNPESYHKKRKLIEEVRTAIRGVLDAQGKKLVMLNVNKEQLEAVKKVMPGMTGPTVSKVLSDDGMVAVHAVVNEKDVFRVVNELKRVGARDILVVPIERIIQ